The Mycobacterium paragordonae genome includes a region encoding these proteins:
- a CDS encoding metallophosphoesterase, giving the protein MADVHRGVLPVVLRTGAAALGSAVAGIGYAAFVERNAFVLREITMPVLSPGSTPLRVLHISDLHMTPNQRRKQAWLRELASWEPDLVVNTGDNLAHPKAVPAVVQALGDLLSRPGVFVFGSNDYFGPRLKNPMNYLTNPDHRIKGEPLPWQDLRAAFTERGWQDLTHNRREFEVAGLHIAAAGVDDPHIDRDRYETIAGPASPAANLRLGLVHSPEPRVLDRFAADGYQLIMAGHTHGGQLCLPFYGALVTNCGLDRSRAKGASQWGSNTRLHVSAGIGTSPFAPVRFCCRPEATLLTLIATPMGGRDSTSNLGRSQPTVSVR; this is encoded by the coding sequence ATGGCTGACGTACATCGCGGGGTACTTCCCGTCGTGTTAAGGACCGGCGCCGCAGCGCTCGGCTCAGCGGTGGCCGGGATCGGCTACGCCGCGTTCGTCGAGCGCAACGCCTTCGTGCTCCGCGAGATCACCATGCCGGTGCTGAGCCCGGGTTCCACCCCGCTGCGGGTGCTGCACATCAGTGACCTGCACATGACGCCCAATCAGCGGCGCAAGCAGGCCTGGCTGCGCGAGCTGGCCAGCTGGGAGCCCGACCTGGTGGTCAACACCGGCGACAACCTGGCCCACCCCAAGGCCGTGCCCGCGGTTGTCCAGGCCCTGGGCGACCTGCTGTCCCGGCCAGGTGTCTTCGTCTTCGGCAGCAACGACTACTTCGGGCCGCGCCTGAAGAACCCGATGAACTACCTGACCAACCCCGATCACCGGATCAAGGGCGAGCCGCTGCCCTGGCAGGATCTGCGGGCGGCATTCACCGAGCGCGGGTGGCAGGACCTCACCCACAACCGGCGCGAGTTCGAGGTGGCGGGCCTGCACATCGCCGCGGCGGGCGTGGACGACCCGCACATCGACCGGGACCGCTACGAGACGATCGCGGGGCCGGCCAGCCCGGCCGCCAACCTGCGGCTGGGCCTGGTGCACTCACCGGAGCCGCGGGTGCTGGACCGCTTCGCCGCCGATGGATACCAGCTGATCATGGCCGGCCACACCCACGGCGGCCAGCTGTGCCTGCCGTTCTACGGCGCCCTGGTCACCAACTGCGGCCTGGACCGCTCCCGGGCCAAGGGCGCCTCCCAATGGGGCTCCAACACCCGGCTGCACGTCTCCGCCGGGATCGGTACCTCACCGTTCGCACCGGTGCGGTTCTGCTGCCGGCCCGAGGCCACCTTGCTGACGCTGATCGCCACCCCGATGGGTGGCCGGGACTCGACCAGCAACCTGGGGCGCTCGCAGCCGACCGTGTCCGTGCGTTGA
- a CDS encoding PLP-dependent cysteine synthase family protein: MTQTRIAVRSLSRSWTDNAIRLIEADARRSADTHLLRYPLPAQWGGDAGVELYLKDETTHITGSLKHRLARSLFLYALCNGWIGEGTTVVEASSGSTAVSEAYFAAMLGLPFVAVMPAATSAAKIALIESQGGRCHFVQKSSEVYAEAARVAAETGGHYLDQFTNAESATDWRGNNNIAESIYLQMALESHPIPTWIVVGAGTGGTSATIGRYIRYRRHATRLCVVDPENSAFFPAYVENRADVVTGASSRIEGIGRPRVEPSFLPSLVDRMVSVPDAASIAAARHVSAVLGRRVGPSTGTNLWGAFGLLAEMVAAGRQGSVVTLLADSGDRYADTYFDENWVAAQGLDPGHAARALVEFERSCRWD, encoded by the coding sequence TTGACCCAGACCCGCATCGCGGTTCGCAGTCTCTCCCGGAGCTGGACCGACAATGCGATCCGGTTGATCGAGGCGGATGCCCGTCGCAGCGCCGACACACATCTGCTGCGCTACCCGTTGCCGGCTCAATGGGGTGGTGACGCCGGAGTGGAGCTCTATCTCAAGGACGAGACGACCCATATCACCGGAAGCCTCAAGCACCGGCTCGCCCGCTCCCTGTTCCTCTACGCGCTGTGCAACGGGTGGATCGGCGAGGGCACCACCGTGGTCGAGGCCTCCTCGGGTTCCACCGCGGTGTCGGAGGCCTACTTCGCGGCGATGCTGGGTCTGCCGTTCGTGGCGGTGATGCCGGCCGCCACCAGCGCGGCAAAGATCGCATTGATCGAATCACAGGGCGGCCGTTGCCATTTCGTACAGAAGTCCAGCGAGGTCTACGCCGAGGCGGCGCGCGTGGCCGCAGAGACTGGTGGCCACTATCTGGACCAGTTCACCAACGCCGAAAGCGCGACCGACTGGCGCGGCAACAACAACATCGCCGAATCGATCTACCTGCAGATGGCCCTCGAGTCGCACCCCATACCCACCTGGATCGTGGTGGGCGCCGGCACCGGGGGAACCAGCGCCACGATCGGCCGCTACATCAGATACCGGCGGCACGCGACCCGGTTGTGCGTCGTCGACCCGGAGAACTCGGCCTTCTTCCCGGCCTACGTCGAGAACCGGGCCGACGTCGTGACCGGAGCGTCGTCGCGGATCGAGGGCATCGGCCGGCCCCGGGTGGAACCGTCGTTCCTGCCGTCGCTGGTCGACCGGATGGTGTCGGTGCCCGACGCGGCTTCGATCGCCGCCGCTCGTCACGTCAGCGCCGTCCTGGGCCGCCGGGTGGGCCCGTCGACGGGCACCAATCTCTGGGGGGCGTTCGGCCTGCTGGCCGAGATGGTGGCCGCGGGCCGCCAGGGTTCGGTGGTCACGCTGCTGGCTGACAGCGGTGATCGCTATGCCGACACCTACTTCGATGAAAACTGGGTCGCCGCTCAAGGACTCGATCCCGGCCACGCCGCCCGGGCACTGGTGGAATTCGAACGCTCCTGCCGCTGGGACTGA